The following proteins are co-located in the Maridesulfovibrio sp. genome:
- a CDS encoding MltA domain-containing protein, translating into MDLQKGIERNLRFLSRKPDNGIAAKYGRSQITWGMLKRTNEEMLSLLPLLEESPELLEERFVWFSMSPRTLLTGYYEPYLEASLVPHPDYPYPLYSIPHDLQTLDLGKFHHRWKGQSLIYRQENGEVQPYYDRADIDFDGALQDKGLEIAWVKDLVDVFILQIQGSGRLVLPDGSVKHVLYAGKNGLKYVSLGKVLIERGLLPKEGMSMQKIKAFLDANPDMVKELLTTNPSYVFFRLDDEGPFGSMGSPLTPMASVAVDNKVLPLGSLALLTTRLPQQEERSKIPFAKIVMAQDRGGAIKGTRVDLFCGSGPEAEYLAGHLTSWSHVYLPVSRAFLEEQEIAIAE; encoded by the coding sequence ATGGATTTGCAGAAAGGGATTGAGCGGAACCTCAGGTTCTTATCGCGTAAACCCGATAATGGTATAGCTGCAAAGTACGGACGTTCACAGATTACGTGGGGAATGCTTAAGCGAACCAATGAAGAAATGCTCAGCCTTCTTCCTCTGCTTGAAGAATCTCCCGAGCTTTTAGAGGAGAGATTCGTATGGTTCTCCATGTCTCCGCGGACTTTATTAACCGGATATTATGAACCTTATCTGGAAGCTTCACTTGTACCGCACCCGGATTACCCCTATCCGCTCTATAGTATTCCACACGATCTCCAGACCCTTGATCTCGGTAAATTTCATCATCGTTGGAAAGGGCAGAGCCTTATTTACCGTCAGGAAAATGGGGAAGTGCAGCCTTATTATGATCGTGCGGACATTGATTTTGATGGAGCTTTGCAGGATAAAGGACTTGAGATTGCATGGGTTAAAGATTTAGTTGACGTATTTATTCTTCAGATTCAGGGGTCAGGGCGCCTTGTCCTGCCGGATGGAAGTGTAAAGCATGTACTTTATGCCGGTAAAAACGGACTGAAATACGTTTCGCTTGGCAAGGTTCTGATTGAGCGTGGACTCCTTCCCAAGGAAGGGATGAGTATGCAGAAAATCAAGGCTTTCCTTGATGCCAATCCTGATATGGTCAAGGAGTTGCTGACTACCAATCCAAGCTATGTGTTTTTTAGATTAGATGATGAGGGACCGTTCGGGTCCATGGGATCGCCGCTTACTCCCATGGCCAGTGTTGCTGTAGATAATAAAGTTCTCCCCCTTGGGTCTCTGGCCCTGTTGACCACCCGTCTTCCGCAGCAGGAGGAAAGGAGCAAGATTCCTTTTGCTAAAATAGTTATGGCACAGGATCGCGGTGGAGCTATTAAAGGGACAAGAGTTGATTTGTTTTGCGGTTCCGGTCCTGAAGCTGAATATCTGGCAGGTCATCTGACTTCATGGTCACATGTTTATCTGCCGGTCAGCCGTGCATTTCTGGAAGAGCAGGAAATTGCAATCGCCGAGTAG
- a CDS encoding bifunctional UDP-sugar hydrolase/5'-nucleotidase — MRFFPIIAAIIAILATSSPGLANRWDLVILTTSGLNGQLLPAEEKNEQHSTGMVRTFGGFARIQSVFESYRAQYPGATITVATGDDLMGESLTNEKGTTVFEAMNKMGFNISTLGNHEFNRGTKFLANCLKSKKFPTVCSNLNITQGNPLRNYITSTAIFERNFIKVGFMGMILPELKLISNPGSGISIPADYIKSARKTAHDLKRNQKADIIVLLSHLPIEAQKKILQEVPEIDIVCGGQSYKDIFPGQEIIARDASTPGLMVQCGSQGRYVGVLKINMNARAINKHEWTIIPVTDNTQEDSRIKAFLSSRVKDTTSVPVAISPVALDTRAESIRTGETIAGGLVSSIMREKFNTDIAFQNGGGFRGNKIIPAGPITDQDINTMFPFGNKMIVIKVSGKTLKQILERSVHKLPASSGAFLQISGLKFTLDIKGQPQELEIDSTGKPAKIKTAGSRVSNIKIMDKSGSYKSINDTRKYSIATNSYLARGGDGYIMLKDVPEKVETFVKVNEVIKSGMLKMETLETEFPPVIYTPDGSPYKN; from the coding sequence ATGCGTTTTTTTCCTATCATAGCAGCTATTATTGCCATCTTGGCGACATCCTCCCCCGGCTTAGCCAACCGCTGGGATTTAGTTATCCTTACAACTTCCGGACTTAACGGACAATTGCTTCCTGCGGAAGAAAAAAACGAACAACATAGTACCGGCATGGTACGTACTTTCGGAGGATTTGCAAGAATTCAGTCAGTATTTGAATCATATAGAGCCCAATACCCCGGAGCAACAATCACAGTAGCCACCGGCGACGATCTCATGGGCGAATCCCTGACAAACGAAAAAGGCACGACTGTGTTTGAAGCTATGAATAAAATGGGATTCAACATATCCACCCTCGGAAACCATGAATTCAACAGAGGCACAAAATTTCTGGCTAATTGCCTGAAAAGCAAAAAATTCCCTACAGTCTGCAGCAACCTCAACATAACCCAAGGCAATCCCCTACGTAATTACATAACCAGCACAGCTATTTTCGAACGAAATTTCATCAAGGTAGGATTTATGGGCATGATCCTTCCTGAGCTCAAGCTTATATCAAACCCCGGTTCGGGAATTTCAATACCTGCCGACTATATCAAATCCGCCCGTAAAACAGCACACGACTTGAAACGCAACCAAAAGGCAGACATAATTGTACTTTTAAGCCATCTACCTATTGAAGCACAAAAAAAGATCCTGCAGGAAGTTCCGGAAATAGATATTGTCTGCGGTGGACAAAGTTATAAGGATATATTCCCCGGACAAGAGATCATCGCGCGTGACGCTTCAACTCCCGGCTTAATGGTTCAATGTGGAAGTCAAGGACGCTATGTTGGTGTTTTAAAGATCAATATGAATGCCAGAGCTATCAACAAACATGAATGGACAATTATACCGGTAACAGACAACACTCAGGAAGACAGCCGGATAAAGGCATTTCTTTCATCAAGGGTAAAGGACACCACAAGCGTTCCTGTTGCGATTTCACCGGTTGCACTTGATACTCGCGCAGAGTCCATACGCACAGGCGAAACAATTGCCGGAGGCTTGGTAAGTTCCATCATGCGTGAAAAGTTCAATACGGATATCGCGTTTCAAAACGGTGGTGGATTCAGGGGAAACAAGATTATTCCGGCAGGCCCGATCACAGATCAAGATATCAATACAATGTTTCCCTTCGGGAACAAAATGATTGTAATTAAAGTTTCAGGAAAAACCCTTAAACAAATTCTTGAACGCTCAGTTCACAAACTCCCCGCTTCTTCAGGGGCTTTTCTACAAATTTCAGGTCTTAAGTTCACTTTGGATATTAAAGGCCAGCCTCAGGAACTGGAAATTGACAGCACAGGTAAACCGGCCAAAATAAAAACAGCCGGCTCCCGAGTTTCCAATATTAAAATTATGGATAAATCAGGCAGCTACAAATCCATAAACGACACGCGTAAATATTCCATTGCCACCAATTCCTACCTTGCTAGAGGCGGAGACGGCTACATAATGCTTAAGGACGTACCGGAGAAAGTAGAAACGTTTGTAAAGGTCAATGAAGTTATCAAATCCGGTATGCTGAAAATGGAAACCTTAGAAACAGAATTCCCGCCGGTAATTTATACTCCGGACGGGTCACCTTATAAAAACTAG
- a CDS encoding AI-2E family transporter produces MTPPPEGKIIKSPAIYTFFLILLLLSAIALGYSVIKPFINTIIISVVLSGIFYPLSKKICCRLGGRPALGAFLTVCIIIFAIIIPAVVFFLGLIGQGVDSVTAINEWLRTTDFSTFFDSQHYNTYLQWFEQKFPFFEISSSDIQARILEISRSFGQAMLTSGTWLAANMASLVAHFLIMNFLVFSFLKDGERFIERVRYLSPLRVEQEDFIIESLRKVSKSVLFGSLFIAFLQGIVGGIGLAIAGIPALFWGTMMSFASLIPVLGTGLIWAPATIYLLIVGKVKTAVFLLLWCGVLVTGIDTVLRPMIVREASRVSTIYVFLAILGGINAFGPLGILYGPLVLSFLMVMLHIYGVEYQDVLTHKK; encoded by the coding sequence ATGACTCCCCCTCCTGAAGGCAAAATAATAAAATCTCCGGCAATATATACTTTTTTTCTTATCCTGCTGCTTCTTTCTGCGATTGCGCTTGGATATTCTGTTATTAAGCCTTTCATAAACACGATTATTATTTCAGTTGTTCTGAGTGGTATTTTTTATCCGTTAAGCAAGAAGATATGTTGCCGTCTTGGTGGAAGACCTGCCTTAGGGGCATTTTTAACCGTCTGTATTATCATTTTTGCTATCATTATCCCTGCCGTTGTTTTCTTTTTAGGTTTGATCGGTCAGGGGGTTGATTCCGTTACTGCCATTAACGAATGGCTGCGGACTACTGATTTTTCAACTTTTTTTGATTCACAGCATTACAATACATATCTGCAATGGTTTGAGCAGAAATTTCCGTTTTTCGAGATAAGCTCCAGTGATATTCAGGCCAGAATACTCGAGATTTCGAGAAGTTTCGGTCAGGCTATGCTGACTTCCGGAACATGGTTAGCCGCAAACATGGCAAGCCTTGTTGCGCATTTCTTGATCATGAACTTTCTAGTCTTTTCCTTTTTAAAGGACGGGGAAAGATTTATTGAACGGGTGAGATATCTTTCTCCTTTAAGAGTAGAACAGGAAGATTTTATAATCGAAAGCCTCAGGAAGGTCTCAAAATCAGTTCTCTTCGGGAGCCTTTTTATTGCATTCCTCCAAGGTATTGTCGGCGGAATTGGGCTCGCAATAGCTGGCATCCCGGCTTTGTTTTGGGGTACGATGATGAGTTTTGCTTCCCTTATTCCTGTTCTCGGAACCGGGTTGATCTGGGCTCCTGCCACTATTTACCTGCTGATTGTCGGTAAAGTTAAAACTGCTGTTTTTCTGCTTCTTTGGTGCGGAGTGCTGGTGACCGGAATTGATACGGTTCTTAGGCCCATGATTGTTCGTGAAGCTTCGCGGGTTTCCACTATCTATGTCTTCCTTGCCATTCTTGGCGGTATCAATGCGTTTGGACCGTTGGGTATTTTGTACGGTCCTCTTGTTCTATCCTTTCTGATGGTTATGCTCCACATTTACGGCGTGGAATATCAAGATGTGCTGACTCACAAGAAATAA
- a CDS encoding response regulator — protein sequence MAGKRILVVDDEKIVNLDIQATLKRLGYIIAGDAGTGDEAIEKAGASRPDLVLMDIKLQGDMDGIEAANIIIKTYDIPVVFLTAYSDEKTLSRAKLSGPFGYLLKPFEERELRSSIEIALYKHGMEQEYRQAVADAEAANEAKSSFLATISHELRTPMNGILGLSEILLGSGLATEQKEYVELIKGSASSLLRVLNDMLDYSKIERRILELREGTFDVRQILSLVMNSHSPNAINKGLNIECFIHPEISGELQGDSGRLTQILNNIVSNAIKYTDKGGIAIEVMPDDCEDDPYPAGSIRLLFVVSDTGVGISRRKADSIFESFTQLEDYMTRKHGGIGLGLTITHNLVNMLQGAIWVETKPAQGSSFYFTAVFKPVTGMLGDMQPKSIYECMDFSRFKRILLADDNIITRRVVSAFLEDANCELEMVENGQEAISLLATKNFDLVIMDIQMPVMDGLEATRLIRTGYIDNVDPQVPVLALTAHAMKGDRERCLEVGMNGYLSKPFNSCELMQAMLAVVKGEGHADSVQLEQDAGFETGTNLDLKGTIRRLDGNDKLVREIYRHFLKLVPDHLARMDEAIANTDLEILKSEVVFLRGLSLDVGAHKLSSLASEIEKYLQYGSLEIVEGLVSRMKKEADNTFEVMSDYILKST from the coding sequence ATGGCTGGTAAGCGGATTCTGGTTGTTGATGATGAAAAGATTGTTAATCTCGATATTCAGGCGACTTTAAAGCGCTTAGGCTACATTATAGCCGGAGATGCCGGAACCGGCGATGAAGCAATTGAAAAAGCCGGTGCATCCCGCCCTGATCTGGTCCTTATGGATATCAAGCTTCAGGGTGATATGGATGGAATTGAAGCTGCTAATATTATTATCAAAACGTATGATATACCTGTCGTCTTCCTTACAGCATATTCCGATGAAAAGACGCTTAGCAGGGCAAAACTTTCCGGTCCGTTCGGCTATCTGCTGAAACCCTTTGAAGAACGTGAGTTGCGTTCTTCCATTGAAATTGCTCTCTATAAGCATGGTATGGAGCAGGAATACCGACAGGCTGTGGCAGATGCAGAAGCAGCCAACGAGGCTAAAAGTTCCTTTCTAGCTACCATTAGTCATGAATTACGTACTCCCATGAATGGAATTTTAGGATTGAGTGAAATTCTACTCGGCAGCGGCCTTGCCACCGAGCAGAAGGAGTATGTTGAATTGATTAAAGGGTCCGCTTCTTCATTGCTGCGGGTGCTTAATGATATGCTCGATTATTCCAAGATTGAGCGGCGTATACTGGAATTGCGCGAAGGAACCTTCGATGTGCGCCAGATATTATCTCTTGTGATGAATTCTCATAGTCCAAATGCCATAAATAAGGGCTTAAACATTGAGTGTTTTATCCATCCTGAAATTTCAGGTGAATTACAGGGTGATTCGGGCAGGTTGACCCAAATATTGAATAATATAGTCAGCAACGCGATAAAATATACCGACAAAGGCGGGATTGCTATTGAGGTCATGCCTGATGATTGTGAGGATGATCCATATCCGGCAGGATCAATAAGGTTGCTTTTTGTTGTCTCCGACACGGGAGTAGGCATTTCCAGAAGAAAAGCTGATTCAATTTTTGAAAGCTTTACCCAGCTGGAAGATTATATGACCCGCAAGCACGGCGGCATCGGGCTTGGACTTACAATTACCCATAACCTTGTCAACATGCTGCAAGGAGCTATCTGGGTAGAGACTAAACCGGCGCAGGGAAGCAGCTTCTATTTTACAGCTGTGTTCAAGCCTGTAACGGGTATGCTGGGAGACATGCAACCGAAGTCTATTTATGAATGCATGGATTTCAGCCGTTTTAAGCGAATACTGCTGGCTGATGATAATATTATCACCCGGAGGGTTGTTTCCGCTTTTCTTGAAGATGCCAATTGCGAGTTGGAGATGGTTGAGAATGGTCAGGAGGCAATCAGTCTTTTGGCGACAAAGAATTTTGATTTAGTAATCATGGATATTCAGATGCCGGTTATGGATGGGTTGGAAGCTACGCGTCTGATTCGTACCGGATATATCGATAATGTTGATCCGCAAGTCCCTGTGCTTGCGCTTACTGCCCATGCGATGAAAGGAGACCGCGAACGATGTCTCGAAGTCGGTATGAACGGTTATCTGTCCAAGCCGTTCAATTCCTGTGAGCTGATGCAGGCAATGCTTGCGGTTGTGAAGGGGGAGGGCCATGCTGATTCGGTCCAGCTTGAGCAGGATGCCGGTTTTGAAACAGGGACTAATCTTGATTTAAAGGGTACGATAAGACGTCTGGATGGTAATGATAAGCTTGTCAGGGAAATCTATCGCCATTTTTTAAAGCTTGTTCCGGACCATCTGGCAAGGATGGACGAAGCTATCGCGAATACTGATTTGGAGATTTTGAAGTCAGAGGTGGTATTTTTGCGCGGATTATCTCTTGATGTCGGAGCCCATAAGCTTTCTTCCTTAGCCAGTGAGATCGAAAAGTATCTTCAGTATGGAAGTTTGGAGATTGTGGAAGGGCTGGTTTCCCGTATGAAGAAAGAGGCAGATAATACTTTTGAGGTAATGTCTGATTATATTTTAAAATCGACCTGA
- a CDS encoding amino acid ABC transporter ATP-binding protein, translated as MTANPIIEIKNVYKFFGDLAALSDVSLDIKPGEKVVIIGPSGSGKSTLLRSINRLEEINRGSIIVDGLDVHDKDNDINSIRQELGMVFQSFNLFPHKTVLENLTMAPIRLKGMEKEEAKAIAVDLLKKVGIREKANVYPSKLSGGQQQRVAIARALAMNPKIMLFDEPTSALDPEMIGEVLDVMKNLAREGMTMVVVTHEMGFAREVADRIVFMEDGRIIACAPPDEFFNNTDHPRLKQFLNQIL; from the coding sequence ATGACCGCTAATCCCATTATCGAAATCAAGAATGTATACAAATTCTTCGGTGATCTGGCTGCACTCAGTGATGTTTCACTTGATATCAAGCCGGGAGAAAAGGTTGTCATTATCGGGCCGTCCGGGTCTGGTAAGAGTACCTTGCTGCGCTCCATCAACCGTCTTGAGGAAATCAACAGAGGGTCTATTATTGTTGACGGTCTGGACGTGCATGATAAGGACAATGATATTAACAGCATCCGTCAGGAGCTGGGGATGGTTTTTCAGTCATTTAACCTTTTTCCGCATAAGACCGTTCTTGAAAACCTGACCATGGCTCCGATCCGTCTCAAGGGGATGGAGAAGGAAGAGGCTAAAGCTATTGCCGTTGACCTGCTGAAGAAGGTTGGGATACGTGAGAAGGCTAATGTCTATCCTTCCAAGCTTTCCGGCGGACAGCAGCAGCGTGTGGCAATTGCACGTGCTCTGGCCATGAATCCAAAGATCATGCTTTTTGATGAACCTACTTCCGCTCTAGATCCTGAGATGATCGGGGAGGTTCTTGATGTTATGAAGAATCTGGCCCGTGAAGGCATGACCATGGTTGTCGTAACCCATGAAATGGGTTTTGCCCGTGAAGTCGCGGACAGGATTGTTTTTATGGAAGACGGCAGAATTATTGCCTGTGCTCCTCCGGATGAGTTTTTTAACAATACAGATCATCCGCGTTTAAAGCAGTTCTTAAATCAGATTTTGTAA
- a CDS encoding amino acid ABC transporter permease yields MKEKQVKIEVTDGASIPDSSDKGLLNAWWVSFFGAVGIIAYLVIAKPDPYRDILLFIPDGIVVTFEVTICSIFGALIIGLFTGLGRISSNKFINLVASTYVEVVRGIPLLVQLFYIYYAMGRVLQVPDMLSAIIAMSVCYGAYMGEVFRAGIESIDEGQTEAARSLGFSKKETMFLVILPQAWRTILPPVGNEFIALLKDSSLVSILAVADILRRGREFAAESFQYFETYTMIALVYLLITLILSRAVSHMEERLNHYDR; encoded by the coding sequence ATGAAAGAAAAACAAGTTAAGATTGAGGTTACGGACGGGGCCAGCATTCCTGACAGCAGCGACAAGGGGCTGTTGAATGCTTGGTGGGTTTCCTTTTTCGGTGCAGTTGGGATTATTGCCTATTTGGTCATTGCCAAGCCTGATCCTTATAGGGATATTCTGCTTTTTATTCCTGATGGAATCGTAGTTACTTTTGAGGTTACCATCTGTTCTATTTTCGGGGCGTTGATCATCGGACTTTTTACCGGGCTGGGACGAATTTCAAGTAATAAATTTATCAACCTCGTGGCCTCAACGTATGTAGAAGTTGTCAGGGGTATCCCGCTGTTGGTCCAGCTTTTCTACATCTATTATGCCATGGGGCGCGTCCTTCAGGTGCCGGACATGCTTTCGGCCATTATTGCTATGAGTGTTTGTTACGGCGCATACATGGGTGAAGTTTTCCGCGCCGGAATCGAATCCATTGATGAAGGGCAGACTGAAGCAGCAAGGTCCCTTGGCTTCAGCAAGAAAGAAACAATGTTTCTGGTTATTCTTCCGCAGGCATGGCGTACCATTCTGCCTCCGGTCGGTAACGAATTCATCGCTTTGTTGAAGGATTCTTCACTCGTATCCATTCTGGCTGTTGCGGATATTCTCAGGCGTGGGCGTGAATTCGCAGCGGAAAGTTTTCAGTATTTTGAAACATACACAATGATCGCTCTTGTTTATCTCTTGATTACTCTGATTCTTTCAAGAGCGGTGAGCCACATGGAAGAGAGGTTGAATCATTATGACCGCTAA